The Mycolicibacterium lutetiense genome window below encodes:
- a CDS encoding TetR/AcrR family transcriptional regulator: MTTGELSGTQARTRGAIIEAAAAVLADDRTATLPDIAKAAGVGRTTVHRYFPDRESLINATIIDSVQVVAGAVAAAAPEDGCAIEAMRRVINAMISVGNRLLFLFDDPTVLRGLPPEAVPDNSYLTSLIERGQAEGVFDPESSTQWLEHALYGLVMWACQDSKDGLMPQHAAAPAVIRTFERGVRCRD; this comes from the coding sequence ATGACCACAGGCGAGCTCTCGGGCACTCAGGCGCGCACCCGCGGGGCCATCATCGAGGCCGCCGCCGCTGTCCTGGCCGACGACCGGACCGCCACCTTGCCCGACATCGCCAAGGCGGCCGGCGTCGGGCGCACCACCGTGCACCGCTACTTCCCTGACCGGGAATCCCTGATCAACGCGACGATTATCGACTCGGTACAGGTCGTGGCCGGCGCCGTAGCCGCTGCCGCGCCAGAGGACGGCTGCGCGATCGAGGCGATGCGGCGCGTCATCAACGCGATGATCTCGGTCGGTAACCGGCTGCTGTTTCTTTTCGACGACCCCACCGTTCTTCGTGGGCTGCCACCGGAGGCGGTGCCTGACAACAGCTATCTGACCAGCCTGATCGAACGCGGCCAGGCCGAAGGCGTGTTCGATCCAGAATCGAGCACACAATGGCTCGAACACGCGCTCTATGGTCTGGTGATGTGGGCCTGCCAGGACTCCAAGGACGGCCTCATGCCGCAGCACGCGGCCGCCCCTGCCGTCATCCGCACGTTCGAGCGCGGGGTGCGTTGCCGGGACTGA
- a CDS encoding MMPL/RND family transporter gives MGNHAHNGTELKGPDHKGSDRNGIARVIRVASIPIILAWVVLVIVLNALVPQLEVVGHEHAVSLSPQDAPALVAMKKIGERFDQFDSDTIAMVVLEGDEPLGTEAHHYYDELVRTLQADTKHVQHVQNYWGDLITAAGSQSTDGKAAYVQVNLAGNQGETLANESVAAVRKIIDDSHPPAGVKAYVTGQGPLTTDMNEAGDKSMITITFVTIAVIAVMLIVVYRSLATMLLMLIVVLLEMSAARGVVAAIGNAGLLGLSTFSVSLLTSLAIAAGTDYAIFLVGRYQEARQKGQEREDAYYTAFHGVGHVILGSGLTVAGAMLCLHFTRLNYFSSMGVPSAIGMSVVVLASLTLAPAMLVVGSRFGLLDAKREIRSRGWRRLGTSVVRWPVPILAAAIAFALIGLLALPGYQTSYNERLYIPKDLPSNVGYAAAERHFTSARMNPDLLLVDAGRDLRNPADMIVLDKIARELIRVPGIARVQSITRPLGRPIAHSSVPFQVSMQSVSMTENLQFLRERMGDMNTLTDDLGRMITIMENMLGLMNRMTGITHELTSSMNDMQASTNEMRDHMADFDDFMRPIRNYLYWEPHCYDIPMCQSMRSLFDGLDGIDTMTETLAESVKNMNEMDQLMPQLVAQLPPLIAISKSMQGTMKTMFSTFNGLVDQIAKMTDTASVMGQAFDDARNDDSFYLPPEAFDNPDFKRGLDLMVSPDGQAAQFIITHDVDPATSEGISHVDPLLKTAREAIKTTPLADAKIYLGGTAATYKDIQVGAQWDLLISACGAITLIFIVMLLITRALIASFVIVGTVILSLAASFGLSVLVWQYLLGIDLHWMTLAFSVIILLAVGSDYNLLVVSRMKEEVSAGINTGIIRAMGATGGVVTAAGLVFAFTMASMATSDLIAIGQGGTTIGLGLLFDTLVVRSLMTPTIAAILGRWFWWPLPIRQRPARNLSDRTAPIPVARPS, from the coding sequence ATGGGCAACCACGCGCACAACGGCACCGAACTCAAGGGCCCCGACCACAAGGGCTCCGACCGCAATGGCATCGCCCGCGTCATCCGCGTCGCCTCGATCCCGATCATCCTGGCGTGGGTGGTGCTCGTCATCGTCCTGAACGCCCTCGTCCCGCAACTCGAGGTCGTCGGCCACGAGCACGCCGTCTCACTGTCACCGCAGGACGCGCCGGCACTGGTGGCGATGAAGAAGATCGGCGAGCGTTTCGATCAATTCGACTCGGACACGATCGCGATGGTGGTGCTGGAGGGCGACGAGCCCCTGGGCACCGAAGCCCATCACTATTACGACGAGTTGGTCCGCACGCTGCAGGCCGACACCAAACACGTCCAGCACGTGCAGAACTACTGGGGCGACCTGATCACCGCAGCGGGCTCCCAGAGCACCGACGGCAAGGCCGCCTATGTTCAGGTCAACCTCGCGGGCAACCAGGGCGAGACGCTGGCCAACGAATCGGTTGCCGCAGTCCGCAAGATCATCGACGACTCGCACCCGCCTGCGGGCGTGAAAGCCTATGTCACCGGCCAAGGTCCGCTCACCACGGACATGAACGAAGCCGGCGACAAGAGCATGATCACGATCACCTTCGTCACGATCGCCGTGATCGCGGTGATGCTGATCGTCGTCTACCGGTCGCTCGCGACGATGTTGCTGATGCTCATCGTGGTGCTGCTGGAGATGTCGGCGGCGCGGGGTGTGGTGGCCGCTATCGGCAACGCCGGCCTGCTCGGCTTGTCGACGTTCTCAGTGAGCCTGTTGACCTCGTTGGCCATCGCGGCCGGAACCGACTATGCCATCTTCCTGGTCGGCCGATATCAGGAGGCGCGGCAGAAGGGTCAGGAACGAGAAGACGCCTACTACACCGCATTTCATGGCGTCGGGCACGTCATCCTCGGCTCCGGTCTCACAGTTGCCGGCGCCATGCTCTGCCTGCATTTCACCCGATTGAACTACTTCAGTTCGATGGGTGTGCCGAGTGCCATCGGCATGTCCGTCGTGGTGCTCGCCTCACTCACACTTGCGCCGGCGATGCTGGTGGTCGGCAGTCGGTTCGGCCTACTCGATGCCAAGCGCGAGATCCGTTCGCGCGGTTGGCGTCGGCTCGGCACCTCGGTGGTGCGCTGGCCGGTTCCGATTCTCGCCGCGGCCATCGCGTTCGCGCTCATCGGCCTGCTGGCCCTGCCCGGCTACCAGACCTCGTACAACGAGCGGCTCTACATCCCCAAGGATCTGCCGTCCAACGTCGGATATGCAGCCGCCGAACGACATTTCACGTCCGCTCGGATGAATCCCGATCTGCTGCTCGTGGATGCGGGACGGGATCTGCGCAACCCGGCCGACATGATCGTGCTGGACAAGATCGCCAGGGAACTGATCCGGGTGCCCGGCATCGCCCGCGTACAGAGCATCACCCGCCCGCTGGGCCGCCCCATCGCGCACAGCTCGGTGCCCTTCCAGGTGAGTATGCAATCGGTGTCGATGACCGAGAACCTGCAGTTCCTGCGGGAGCGAATGGGCGACATGAATACGCTCACCGACGATCTCGGCCGGATGATCACGATCATGGAGAACATGCTGGGGCTGATGAACCGGATGACCGGCATCACCCACGAGCTCACCTCAAGCATGAACGACATGCAGGCCAGCACCAACGAAATGCGGGATCACATGGCTGATTTCGATGATTTCATGCGGCCGATACGGAACTATCTGTATTGGGAGCCGCACTGCTACGACATCCCGATGTGCCAGTCCATGCGCTCGCTGTTCGACGGGCTCGACGGCATCGACACCATGACCGAGACCCTCGCGGAATCGGTGAAGAACATGAACGAGATGGATCAGCTGATGCCGCAGTTGGTGGCGCAGCTGCCACCGTTGATCGCCATCTCGAAGTCCATGCAGGGCACGATGAAGACGATGTTCAGCACGTTCAACGGGCTGGTCGACCAGATCGCCAAGATGACCGACACGGCATCGGTGATGGGCCAGGCGTTCGACGACGCCCGTAACGACGACTCGTTCTACCTGCCGCCGGAGGCCTTCGACAACCCCGACTTCAAACGCGGGCTGGACCTGATGGTCTCGCCGGACGGTCAGGCCGCTCAGTTCATCATCACCCACGACGTGGATCCTGCTACCTCCGAAGGTATTTCGCACGTCGACCCGCTCCTGAAGACGGCCCGCGAGGCGATCAAGACGACGCCGCTCGCCGACGCCAAGATCTACCTCGGCGGCACCGCGGCCACGTACAAGGACATCCAGGTCGGCGCCCAGTGGGATCTGCTGATCTCGGCCTGCGGCGCGATCACATTGATCTTCATCGTGATGCTGTTGATCACCCGTGCCCTGATCGCGTCTTTCGTCATCGTCGGCACCGTGATCCTCTCCCTGGCAGCATCGTTCGGCCTGTCGGTCCTGGTGTGGCAGTACCTGCTGGGAATCGATCTGCACTGGATGACGCTTGCGTTCTCGGTCATCATTCTGCTGGCGGTCGGATCGGACTACAACCTGCTGGTGGTCTCGCGGATGAAGGAAGAGGTCAGCGCGGGCATCAACACCGGCATCATCCGGGCCATGGGCGCCACCGGCGGCGTGGTCACCGCAGCCGGCCTCGTCTTCGCGTTCACGATGGCCTCCATGGCCACGAGTGACCTGATCGCGATCGGCCAGGGCGGCACGACCATCGGCCTGGGTCTGCTGTTCGACACCCTCGTCGTGCGTTCGCTGATGACTCCCACGATCGCCGCGATCCTGGGCCGGTGGTTCTGGTGGCCGCTGCCGATCCGGCAACGTCCGGCACGCAACCTGTCGGACCGGACAGCGCCGATACCGGTAGCAAGACCCTCGTGA
- a CDS encoding MmpS family transport accessory protein: MAAVYRLAKRFWIPLVLVAALTVSGLAMNRMHGIFGTHINTDPGQSAGDDIVEFNPKHVVYEIDGPSGASGHVSYLDADAQPHTESFSSLPWRHEVVTTLPTVFANVVAQGDSEVITCRIVVNGEVRDQQTVNQHDAQAFCLDKAA, from the coding sequence GTGGCTGCGGTATATCGGCTTGCGAAACGTTTCTGGATTCCCCTGGTGCTCGTGGCGGCGCTGACCGTCAGCGGTCTCGCGATGAACCGGATGCACGGGATCTTCGGCACGCACATCAACACCGACCCGGGACAGTCCGCCGGTGACGACATCGTGGAGTTCAACCCAAAGCACGTCGTCTACGAGATCGACGGCCCCAGCGGCGCCAGCGGCCATGTCAGCTACCTGGATGCCGATGCCCAACCCCACACCGAGAGTTTCAGCTCGCTGCCGTGGCGGCACGAGGTGGTCACCACCCTGCCGACGGTGTTCGCCAACGTGGTTGCCCAAGGAGATAGCGAAGTGATCACCTGCCGGATCGTCGTCAACGGCGAAGTCCGCGACCAACAGACCGTGAACCAGCATGATGCACAGGCCTTCTGCTTGGACAAGGCCGCCTGA
- a CDS encoding D-2-hydroxyacid dehydrogenase family protein, giving the protein MTSPLRIAVLDDYQGIADTVDWSPIPRSAQVTSLRDHIAPGPALVERLAGHEVVVAMRERTPVDATLLAQLPALKLLVTTGPFNAAIDVAAAHRLGITVSGTGGAITPTVEHTWALILGLQRHLVIEDQRIRTGLWQSTVGGDLHGATLGLVGVGRIGSRVAAIGTAFGMNVIAWSPNLTDERAAKAGVTRVDRDALFADADVVSLHMVLAEATRGLIGHAELDAMKPSASLVNTSRGGLIDETALIEALRDNRIRGAALDVYLQEPLPPGHPLAALPNTLLTPHLGYVTEGVMTIFYRDIVEDIAAYCSGSPLRLLTA; this is encoded by the coding sequence ATGACCTCGCCGCTGCGGATTGCCGTCCTCGACGATTACCAGGGAATCGCCGACACCGTCGACTGGTCACCGATTCCCCGATCCGCCCAGGTCACCTCATTGCGCGACCACATCGCACCCGGTCCTGCACTGGTCGAGAGGCTGGCGGGGCACGAGGTCGTGGTCGCGATGCGCGAACGTACGCCTGTCGATGCGACGTTGCTCGCCCAACTGCCTGCCCTGAAACTGCTCGTGACGACCGGACCCTTCAATGCCGCCATCGACGTCGCCGCGGCACATAGGCTCGGAATCACCGTGTCGGGCACCGGCGGCGCCATCACCCCCACCGTCGAACACACCTGGGCGCTGATACTCGGACTGCAGCGCCACCTGGTCATCGAGGATCAGCGCATCCGCACCGGGCTGTGGCAGAGCACCGTCGGCGGCGACCTGCACGGGGCGACCCTGGGCCTGGTCGGGGTGGGCCGGATCGGGAGCCGGGTGGCCGCGATCGGCACGGCGTTCGGCATGAACGTCATCGCGTGGAGCCCCAATCTCACTGACGAGCGGGCCGCCAAAGCCGGTGTCACACGGGTGGATCGGGATGCCCTGTTCGCTGATGCCGACGTGGTGTCGCTGCACATGGTTCTCGCCGAGGCGACCCGCGGCCTGATCGGCCACGCCGAACTCGACGCGATGAAGCCGTCGGCGAGCCTGGTCAACACCTCGCGCGGTGGCCTCATCGACGAGACCGCGCTGATCGAGGCGCTGCGCGACAACCGGATTCGCGGTGCGGCCCTCGATGTCTACCTGCAAGAGCCTTTGCCCCCGGGACACCCGTTGGCCGCCCTGCCCAACACGCTGCTGACCCCGCACCTCGGCTATGTCACCGAGGGTGTCATGACGATCTTCTACCGCGATATCGTCGAGGACATCGCCGCCTACTGCTCAGGGTCCCCGCTGCGTCTGCTCACCGCGTAG
- a CDS encoding amidohydrolase family protein, with the protein MKSIDELAGNLDFTTAQQGAERTVTFLPDPQRAERLYTVISVDDHIVEPPDTFTDRVPRKFADRAPKVVDTENGGQTWMYDGQSLPNVGFNAVVGRPVSEYGFEPARFDEMRRGAWDIHERVKDMDLNGVYASLNFPSFLPGFAGQRLQKVTNDRDLAMAAVRAWNDWHLEAWAGSYPDRIIPCQLPWLLDPEVGAQMIYENAERGFHAVTFSENPAMLGLPTIHSGYWEPMMAACAETGTVVNLHIGSSGSAPSTTDDAPPDVQGVLFFAYAITAAVDWLYSGLPSRYPDLKICLSEGGIGWVAGLLDRLDHMLSYHEMYGTWKALGETLSPAEVFARNFWFCAVEDQSSFIQHERIGTGNILLEADYPHCDSTWPHTQRTIHEQIQGLPAEVIRKITWENASQLYQHPVPLAVQNDPNAF; encoded by the coding sequence ATGAAGTCCATCGACGAACTCGCCGGCAATCTCGACTTCACCACCGCACAGCAGGGGGCCGAACGCACGGTGACGTTTCTGCCCGATCCGCAGCGGGCCGAACGCCTCTACACCGTAATCTCGGTCGACGATCACATCGTGGAGCCGCCGGACACCTTCACCGACCGCGTACCTCGTAAGTTCGCCGACCGCGCCCCGAAGGTCGTCGACACCGAGAACGGCGGCCAGACGTGGATGTATGACGGGCAGTCACTGCCCAACGTGGGTTTCAACGCCGTGGTCGGCCGCCCCGTGTCCGAATACGGTTTCGAGCCGGCGCGGTTCGACGAGATGCGCCGCGGGGCCTGGGACATTCATGAACGCGTCAAGGATATGGATCTCAACGGCGTGTACGCGTCACTCAACTTCCCGTCGTTCCTGCCCGGGTTCGCCGGCCAGCGACTGCAGAAGGTGACCAACGACCGGGACCTGGCGATGGCCGCGGTACGGGCCTGGAACGACTGGCACCTGGAAGCGTGGGCCGGGTCCTATCCCGACCGGATCATCCCCTGCCAGCTGCCGTGGCTACTCGACCCGGAGGTCGGCGCCCAGATGATCTATGAGAACGCCGAACGCGGGTTCCATGCCGTGACGTTCAGCGAGAACCCGGCCATGCTCGGGCTGCCGACCATCCACTCCGGGTACTGGGAGCCGATGATGGCGGCGTGCGCCGAGACGGGCACGGTGGTCAACCTGCATATCGGCTCCTCGGGTTCGGCGCCGTCCACCACCGATGATGCTCCGCCGGACGTGCAGGGTGTGCTGTTCTTCGCCTACGCCATCACCGCCGCGGTCGACTGGCTGTACTCGGGCCTGCCCAGCCGGTACCCGGACCTCAAGATCTGCCTGTCCGAGGGTGGAATCGGTTGGGTGGCAGGGCTACTCGATCGGCTCGATCACATGCTCAGCTACCACGAGATGTACGGAACCTGGAAGGCCCTGGGCGAAACCCTCTCCCCCGCTGAAGTGTTCGCCAGGAACTTCTGGTTCTGCGCTGTCGAGGATCAGTCCTCGTTCATCCAGCACGAACGGATCGGCACCGGCAACATCCTGCTCGAGGCCGATTACCCGCACTGTGACTCGACCTGGCCGCATACCCAGCGCACCATTCACGAACAGATCCAGGGCCTGCCCGCAGAGGTGATCCGGAAGATCACCTGGGAGAACGCATCCCAGCTCTATCAACATCCGGTGCCGCTGGCTGTGCAGAACGATCCGAATGCCTTCTGA